The following are encoded together in the Asticcacaulis sp. genome:
- a CDS encoding EF-hand domain-containing protein codes for MSRTLTFVSIMALGAALVGGALAQTTMNMPGKHHGPKAGMRFDAMDTNKDGALDKSEVEAKSGGRLAKAFDEIDANKDGQVTKDELKAGWQAHRAERQAKMLARIDTDKDGKVSWAESEAMAKARFDKADANHDGFLDATELSQGHKGWRHHRQDMAPQQGR; via the coding sequence ATGTCACGTACACTGACGTTTGTTTCTATCATGGCGCTTGGCGCGGCCCTTGTGGGCGGTGCGCTGGCGCAAACCACCATGAATATGCCTGGCAAGCATCACGGCCCAAAAGCCGGTATGCGCTTTGACGCCATGGATACCAACAAGGACGGCGCGCTCGACAAGAGCGAAGTCGAGGCCAAGTCTGGGGGCCGCCTCGCCAAGGCTTTTGACGAGATCGACGCCAATAAAGACGGCCAGGTAACGAAGGACGAACTCAAGGCCGGCTGGCAGGCGCATCGCGCCGAACGCCAGGCCAAAATGCTCGCCCGCATCGATACCGACAAGGACGGCAAGGTGTCGTGGGCCGAAAGCGAGGCCATGGCGAAAGCCCGCTTCGACAAGGCCGACGCCAACCATGACGGCTTCCTTGACGCCACGGAATTGTCGCAGGGCCATAAGGGCTGGCGCCATCACCGTCAGGATATGGCGCCCCAGCAGGGACGCTAA
- the tkt gene encoding transketolase has translation MADAIRVLSMEAVHNAKSGHQGMPMGMADVATVLWTKFLKYDPKQPDWADRDRFVLSAGHGSMLLYSLLHLTGFKSVSMKDIENFRQWGSTTAGHPEYGHTPGVECTTGPLGQGLATAVGMAMAERHLNARFGDELVNHRTWVIAGDGCLMEGVSHEAISLAGRLKLKNLIVLFDDNNVTIDGYATVAETGDQLARFKAAGWAVKAVDGHDHSKIAAAMRWATQQQKPVMIACKTAVSRRAGAKEGDKHGHGYNLMDDEIKAAREHMDWLAAPFTLPENISKAWLAAGRKGTGVRKDWDARAKAHPKGAELAAAMTGKLPANAFEALDAHIADAIATKPADATRSCSGKALATLTPVIESMIGGSADLTGSVNTLVKGMTAFDEPDYAGRYVHYGVREFGMAAAMNGMALHGGILPYAGTFFVFSDYSRPAIRLGALMGAKVVHVMTHDSIGVGEDGPTHQPVEHLASYRAMPGLHVFRPADMVEAAECWKAAVKAKGPSMLVLSRQKVPAVRSQGGDLSLKGAYELVTASGDAKATIFASGTEVSIAVAAQKQLEADGIPTRVVSTPSWDVFDAQPAAYKASVIGTAPVRIAVEAAARFGWERFIGEDGLFVGMSSFGASAPADRLYKEFGITAENVVAKVKAAL, from the coding sequence ATGGCGGATGCCATCCGCGTCCTGTCCATGGAGGCGGTGCATAATGCGAAGTCCGGCCACCAGGGTATGCCGATGGGCATGGCCGATGTCGCCACTGTGCTGTGGACCAAGTTCCTGAAGTACGATCCGAAACAACCCGACTGGGCCGACCGCGACCGTTTCGTGCTCTCTGCCGGCCACGGCTCGATGCTGCTCTATTCGCTGCTGCACCTGACCGGCTTCAAATCGGTCTCGATGAAGGACATCGAGAATTTCCGCCAGTGGGGCTCCACCACCGCCGGCCACCCGGAATACGGCCACACCCCCGGCGTCGAATGCACCACCGGCCCGCTCGGCCAGGGCCTGGCCACCGCCGTCGGCATGGCCATGGCCGAACGCCACCTCAATGCCCGCTTCGGTGACGAGCTCGTCAACCACCGCACCTGGGTCATCGCCGGTGACGGCTGCCTGATGGAAGGCGTATCGCACGAAGCCATCTCGCTGGCCGGCCGCCTCAAGCTGAAGAACCTGATCGTCCTGTTCGACGACAATAATGTCACCATCGATGGTTACGCCACCGTGGCCGAAACCGGCGACCAGCTCGCCCGCTTCAAGGCCGCCGGCTGGGCGGTAAAGGCCGTTGACGGCCACGATCATTCCAAGATCGCCGCCGCCATGCGCTGGGCCACCCAGCAGCAGAAGCCGGTCATGATCGCCTGCAAGACCGCCGTGTCGCGTCGCGCCGGCGCTAAGGAAGGCGACAAGCACGGCCACGGCTACAACCTGATGGACGATGAAATCAAGGCCGCCCGCGAACATATGGACTGGCTGGCCGCCCCCTTCACCCTGCCGGAAAACATCAGCAAGGCCTGGCTGGCCGCCGGCCGCAAGGGCACCGGGGTCCGCAAGGACTGGGATGCCCGTGCCAAGGCGCATCCGAAAGGCGCCGAACTGGCCGCCGCCATGACCGGCAAGCTGCCCGCCAATGCGTTTGAAGCGCTGGATGCCCACATCGCCGACGCTATCGCCACCAAGCCGGCCGACGCCACCCGCTCCTGCTCCGGCAAGGCACTGGCAACCCTGACGCCGGTGATCGAATCCATGATCGGCGGCTCGGCCGACCTCACCGGCTCGGTCAATACCCTGGTGAAAGGCATGACCGCCTTTGACGAGCCCGACTATGCCGGCCGCTACGTCCATTACGGCGTGCGTGAATTCGGCATGGCTGCGGCGATGAACGGCATGGCCCTGCATGGCGGCATCCTGCCCTATGCCGGCACCTTCTTCGTGTTTTCGGACTACAGCCGCCCGGCGATCCGCCTCGGTGCGCTGATGGGCGCCAAGGTCGTCCACGTCATGACGCACGATTCGATCGGCGTCGGCGAAGACGGTCCGACCCACCAGCCGGTCGAGCACCTGGCCTCTTACCGCGCCATGCCCGGCCTGCACGTCTTCCGCCCGGCCGACATGGTCGAGGCCGCCGAATGCTGGAAAGCCGCCGTAAAGGCCAAGGGCCCATCCATGCTTGTCCTGTCGCGCCAGAAGGTGCCGGCTGTCCGTTCGCAAGGTGGTGACCTTTCACTGAAGGGCGCCTACGAGCTGGTCACCGCCTCCGGTGACGCCAAGGCCACCATTTTCGCTTCCGGCACGGAAGTCTCCATCGCCGTCGCAGCACAAAAGCAACTGGAAGCCGATGGCATCCCAACCCGCGTCGTCTCGACCCCTTCGTGGGATGTCTTTGACGCCCAGCCGGCGGCTTACAAGGCCTCGGTCATCGGCACCGCGCCGGTGCGCATCGCCGTCGAAGCCGCCGCTCGCTTCGGCTGGGAACGCTTCATCGGCGAAGACGGCCTGTTTGTCGGCATGTCGAGCTTCGGCGCGTCGGCCCCAGCCGACCGCCTCTACAAGGAGTTCGGCATCACGGCTGAAAACGTGGTCGCCAAGGTCAAGGCCGCGCTGTAA
- a CDS encoding cell division protein ZapA, with protein MGEVTVRVNNKPYTVGCADGQEGRVQELARKFDEHVEMVVSDVGSIGEVRLFLMAALLMIDEMQDLRLQLDEASSANARMNAGAHEMERKAAFAITDAAARLERLLGA; from the coding sequence ATGGGAGAGGTCACGGTCCGCGTCAATAACAAGCCCTATACGGTCGGTTGCGCCGATGGCCAGGAAGGTCGCGTGCAGGAACTGGCGCGCAAGTTCGACGAGCATGTCGAGATGGTGGTGTCCGATGTCGGTTCGATCGGCGAGGTGCGGCTGTTCCTCATGGCGGCCCTGCTGATGATCGACGAGATGCAGGATCTGCGCCTGCAACTGGATGAGGCCAGTTCGGCCAATGCCCGCATGAACGCCGGCGCGCATGAAATGGAGCGCAAGGCGGCCTTCGCCATAACCGACGCCGCCGCGCGTCTGGAGCGGCTGTTGGGGGCTTAG
- a CDS encoding aminotransferase class V-fold PLP-dependent enzyme has translation MIELFEKPPGGPYLLSHSAGLLPKAARGDFEAHFFTPWTATPGESWPLWLDAIDDFRTALADLLGGRMADYCPQPNVSAALFALLSGLTLEKGRDRIIMSAQAFPSLGFVAQQAQRLGFRFGILEGDPADIATWEAAMTSDVAVVVAMHVHSNTSIVSPVAEIAGLARTRGIFSIIDVAQSAGILPIDVTAWQADALIGSCLKWLCGGPGAGFLWCPHDLRPLNVGWFSHENPFDFDIRDFHYASDARRFWGGTPSVAPYVLATTGIRTIRDIGVEAIIKHNRALIARIDPSDRSDKGGTLCHKPSHMEKTMAALTAAGCRFDRRGDVLRLSFHIYNTEEDADIVAGCLA, from the coding sequence ATGATCGAGCTGTTTGAAAAGCCGCCCGGTGGTCCCTATTTGCTCAGTCATTCGGCGGGCCTGTTGCCAAAGGCGGCGCGCGGTGATTTCGAGGCACATTTCTTTACCCCCTGGACCGCGACCCCCGGCGAAAGCTGGCCCTTATGGCTTGATGCGATTGATGATTTTCGCACGGCTTTGGCCGATCTGCTGGGCGGGCGGATGGCGGACTACTGCCCGCAGCCCAATGTTTCGGCGGCCTTGTTCGCCCTTCTCTCAGGGCTGACTCTGGAAAAGGGCCGCGACCGGATCATCATGTCGGCGCAGGCTTTCCCGTCGCTGGGTTTCGTGGCGCAACAGGCCCAACGGCTGGGCTTTCGTTTTGGGATTCTGGAAGGCGATCCCGCCGATATCGCCACCTGGGAAGCGGCGATGACATCCGATGTCGCGGTCGTCGTGGCCATGCACGTCCATTCCAATACCAGCATCGTGTCTCCGGTGGCGGAGATCGCGGGCCTGGCCCGCACGCGCGGCATTTTCAGCATTATCGACGTGGCGCAATCGGCAGGCATATTACCGATCGATGTCACGGCCTGGCAGGCCGATGCCCTGATCGGTTCGTGCCTGAAATGGCTGTGCGGCGGACCGGGCGCCGGTTTTTTATGGTGTCCGCATGACCTCAGGCCGCTGAATGTCGGCTGGTTTTCGCATGAGAACCCGTTTGATTTCGATATCCGCGATTTCCATTATGCCTCGGATGCCCGCCGGTTCTGGGGCGGCACGCCCTCGGTCGCACCCTATGTGCTGGCCACCACCGGCATTCGCACCATCCGCGATATCGGTGTGGAGGCGATAATCAAGCACAACCGCGCCCTGATCGCCCGGATCGATCCGTCGGATCGTTCCGACAAGGGCGGCACCCTGTGCCATAAACCGTCGCATATGGAGAAGACGATGGCCGCCCTGACCGCCGCCGGCTGCCGCTTTGATCGGCGTGGCGATGTGCTGCGCCTGTCATTCCATATCTACAATACAGAAGAAGACGCCGATATCGTGGCCGGGTGCTTAGCATAA
- a CDS encoding tryptophan 2,3-dioxygenase family protein, producing the protein MNRQSYIDQLSAPAKLDYELYLQTDRLLACQKPMAAMVNADELQFQIVHQVEELWMKLMVHTLLDINDHMQASHVHKVVTLFSRCNMIIRLMSEQLDLLETMSPHDYQQIRLQLGNGSGRIARLPHPDEDAAGTLGDL; encoded by the coding sequence ATGAACCGCCAGTCCTATATCGACCAGCTTTCCGCGCCCGCGAAGCTGGATTACGAACTCTATCTGCAAACCGACCGCCTGCTCGCCTGCCAGAAGCCGATGGCGGCCATGGTCAATGCCGATGAACTGCAATTCCAGATCGTCCACCAGGTCGAGGAATTGTGGATGAAACTGATGGTCCACACCCTGCTCGATATTAACGACCACATGCAGGCGAGTCATGTCCACAAGGTCGTGACCCTGTTTTCCCGCTGCAATATGATTATCCGGCTGATGAGCGAACAGCTTGACCTGCTGGAAACCATGTCGCCGCACGATTACCAGCAGATCCGCCTGCAACTGGGCAATGGCTCCGGCCGAATCGCCCGGCTTCCGCACCCTGATGAAGATGCCGCCGGAACTTTGGGAGACCTATGA
- a CDS encoding Lrp/AsnC family transcriptional regulator, giving the protein MDRFDEAILRELEADGRLSFAELGDRTGLSKSPCWKRVQALEAAGVIRGYRADLDPAMLGLSTLAFVQVTVSFERHEAFEQAVAAHPAVLSCHATVGATDYLMQVIMPSMAALDDFLRQTLWRLPGVERFTTTLAMRTIKDNGRLMV; this is encoded by the coding sequence ATGGATCGTTTTGATGAGGCCATATTGCGTGAACTGGAGGCCGATGGCCGGCTGTCCTTCGCCGAATTGGGCGACCGCACCGGCCTGTCGAAATCGCCGTGCTGGAAACGGGTACAGGCGCTGGAAGCGGCAGGCGTTATTCGAGGCTACCGCGCCGACCTCGATCCGGCCATGCTGGGCCTGTCGACCCTCGCCTTTGTGCAGGTGACGGTTTCGTTCGAGCGTCACGAAGCGTTCGAGCAGGCGGTGGCGGCGCATCCGGCGGTGCTGAGTTGTCACGCCACGGTCGGGGCCACGGATTATCTGATGCAGGTGATCATGCCGTCGATGGCGGCGCTGGATGATTTCCTGCGCCAGACCCTGTGGCGGTTGCCGGGCGTCGAGCGCTTCACCACGACATTGGCCATGCGGACGATCAAGGATAATGGCCGGTTGATGGTTTGA